A window of the Streptomyces luomodiensis genome harbors these coding sequences:
- a CDS encoding response regulator transcription factor, whose translation MHETARILVVDDEPSVREALGRALRYEGYDVGTAQAGPEALEAIERERPHLVLLAVATRATPGPDGPSAIRRIRARGCTVPIMMVGDRDSLSDRVAGLDSGADDYLTGPFAQEELLARVRALLRRGLRWRPVPAEKPPLEPAALAFEDMTLDPLTRRVTRSGRRLDLTKTEFALLKLFLSRPRQVLSRAAILRDVWGFEFEPSSNTLDVYVMYLRRKTEAAGEPRLVHTVRGVGYVLRAVGAD comes from the coding sequence ATGCACGAGACTGCCCGAATCCTGGTCGTGGACGACGAGCCATCGGTGCGCGAAGCGCTCGGCAGAGCCCTGCGGTACGAGGGCTACGACGTCGGGACGGCCCAGGCCGGCCCCGAGGCGCTGGAGGCGATCGAGCGGGAGCGGCCCCATCTGGTGCTGCTCGCGGTGGCGACGCGGGCGACGCCCGGACCGGACGGGCCGTCGGCGATCCGCCGGATACGGGCCCGCGGCTGCACAGTGCCGATCATGATGGTCGGCGACCGGGACTCCCTCAGCGACCGGGTCGCCGGCCTTGACAGCGGCGCGGACGACTATCTGACCGGGCCCTTCGCCCAGGAGGAGCTGCTGGCCCGGGTGAGAGCCCTGCTGCGCCGCGGGCTCCGGTGGCGCCCCGTCCCGGCGGAGAAACCGCCCCTGGAGCCCGCGGCGCTGGCCTTCGAGGACATGACGCTGGACCCGCTCACCCGCCGGGTCACCCGGTCCGGCCGGCGGCTGGATCTCACCAAGACCGAGTTCGCGCTGCTGAAGCTGTTCCTGTCCCGTCCCCGTCAGGTCCTCAGCCGGGCCGCGATCCTCCGGGACGTCTGGGGTTTCGAGTTCGAGCCGTCGTCCAACACGCTGGATGTGTATGTGATGTACCTGCGCCGCAAGACGGAGGCGGCCGGGGAACCGAGGCTCGTCCACACCGTGCGCGGCGTGGGTTATGTGCTGCGCGCGGTGGGAGCCGATTAG
- a CDS encoding sensor histidine kinase, protein MRFRNLPLRSRLALLTAVAVAVAVAASAFACWLIVREQLSGQLDSSLRNVKVDERNVVSILEACQSPDGADSRTPRALGSYSVQIVLADGSRCRQPGAAQLPVTSSDVAVALGQRPNALHDATATGGQGMRVYTYRPTVGPGSPLPRGIAVSMARPLSEVEHPLNTLALVLSLVAGVGVVGAGAAGLWIARTGLKPVDRLTEAVEHVARTEDLAVRIPAEGDDEIARLSRSFNAMTAALASSRDRQQQLIADAGHELRTPLTSLRTNVELLARSEETGRALPPDDRKALMKSVKAQMTELAALIGDLQELSRPDALPGSGPPQVVALHEVAHTALERARLRGAHLTINASIESWYVRGEPAALERALVNLLDNAVKFSPSGGVIDVVLRSGELRVRDHGPGIPAEELPHVFERFWRSPSARSMPGSGLGLSIVARTVQQAGGQVGLEPAEGGGTVAWLRLPGAPTAPPAIDLD, encoded by the coding sequence GTGAGGTTCCGCAACCTGCCGCTGCGTTCGCGACTGGCCCTGCTCACCGCCGTGGCGGTGGCGGTGGCGGTGGCGGCCTCGGCGTTCGCGTGCTGGCTGATCGTCCGGGAACAGCTCAGCGGCCAACTCGACTCGTCCCTGCGCAACGTCAAGGTCGACGAGCGCAATGTGGTGAGCATCCTGGAGGCGTGCCAGAGCCCCGACGGCGCCGACAGCCGCACCCCGCGCGCCCTCGGCTCGTACTCCGTGCAGATCGTGCTGGCCGACGGGAGCCGCTGCCGCCAGCCGGGGGCGGCGCAACTGCCGGTGACCTCCTCCGACGTGGCCGTGGCCCTCGGGCAGCGGCCGAACGCGCTGCACGACGCGACGGCCACGGGCGGCCAGGGCATGCGGGTGTACACCTACCGGCCCACGGTCGGCCCCGGCAGCCCGCTGCCGCGCGGTATCGCCGTCTCCATGGCCCGCCCGCTGAGCGAGGTCGAGCATCCCCTCAACACGCTGGCGCTGGTGCTCTCCCTCGTCGCCGGGGTCGGCGTCGTCGGCGCGGGCGCCGCGGGCCTGTGGATCGCCAGGACCGGGCTGAAGCCCGTGGACCGGCTGACCGAGGCGGTCGAGCATGTGGCCCGCACCGAGGACCTGGCCGTCCGCATCCCCGCCGAGGGCGATGACGAGATCGCCCGGCTGTCCCGGTCGTTCAACGCCATGACGGCCGCCCTCGCCTCCTCCCGCGACCGCCAGCAGCAGCTGATCGCGGACGCAGGGCATGAGCTGCGCACCCCGCTCACCTCGCTGCGCACCAATGTCGAGCTGCTCGCCCGCAGCGAGGAAACCGGCCGCGCGCTGCCGCCCGACGACCGTAAGGCGCTCATGAAGAGCGTCAAGGCGCAGATGACCGAACTGGCCGCGCTGATCGGCGATCTACAGGAGCTGTCCCGCCCCGACGCCCTGCCCGGCAGTGGCCCCCCGCAGGTGGTCGCCCTGCACGAGGTGGCGCACACGGCCCTGGAGCGGGCCCGGCTGCGCGGCGCGCATCTCACGATCAACGCCTCGATCGAATCCTGGTACGTGCGCGGCGAGCCGGCCGCTCTGGAGCGGGCGCTGGTCAATCTGCTCGACAACGCCGTGAAGTTCAGCCCTTCGGGTGGTGTGATCGACGTCGTCCTCAGAAGCGGAGAGCTGAGGGTGCGGGACCATGGCCCCGGTATCCCCGCCGAGGAACTGCCGCATGTCTTCGAGCGCTTCTGGCGCTCCCCGTCCGCCCGCAGCATGCCCGGTTCGGGCCTCGGCCTGTCGATCGTGGCCCGCACGGTGCAGCAGGCGGGCGGCCAGGTGGGGCTGGAGCCGGCGGAGGGCGGCGGTACGGTCGCCTGGCTCAGGCTCCCGGGCGCGCCCACCGCCCCGCCCGCGATCGATCTCGACTGA
- a CDS encoding S1C family serine protease — MTDSTRRSGADEPYPFPYGGGAGYPAPPAYQPQQPVTTPSGITVWPGAGSGGDGAGEDGGALAAEGAHGGGKRRKARMSRPVALIAAVAAVSALVGGGSAALVTHATEKSDTAISTPVVNAKSTSSSGVSAVATAVSPSIVEVGASGTSGESTGSGVIITSDGEIITNNHVISGANSIQVTFSDGSKKTATVIGTDSAKDLALIKVQDASGLKAATLGDSSKVTVGDQVVAIGSPEGLTGTVTSGIVSALDRDVTVSTDESQGQGDQGGPGSGRQWPFEFGGGQYNGDVGSSTTTYKAIQTDASLNPGNSGGALINMSGQIVGINSAMYSSASTQSSSSAGSIGLGFAIPINTVKSDLATLRAGGSDSNV, encoded by the coding sequence ATGACGGACAGCACACGCCGCAGCGGCGCAGACGAGCCCTATCCCTTCCCGTACGGCGGTGGCGCGGGGTATCCCGCTCCGCCCGCGTACCAGCCTCAGCAGCCGGTCACCACGCCGTCCGGGATCACCGTGTGGCCGGGTGCCGGCAGTGGTGGGGACGGGGCCGGGGAGGACGGTGGCGCGCTCGCGGCCGAGGGGGCGCACGGTGGCGGCAAGCGGCGCAAGGCGCGGATGTCGCGGCCGGTCGCGCTGATCGCGGCCGTGGCGGCGGTCTCGGCGCTCGTGGGGGGCGGGTCGGCCGCGCTGGTCACCCACGCCACCGAGAAGTCCGACACCGCGATCTCCACCCCCGTGGTCAACGCCAAGTCCACCAGCAGCAGCGGGGTCTCGGCCGTGGCGACGGCCGTCAGCCCCAGCATCGTGGAGGTCGGCGCCAGCGGCACCAGTGGTGAGTCCACCGGCTCCGGCGTGATCATCACCAGCGACGGCGAGATCATCACCAACAACCACGTGATCTCCGGCGCCAACTCGATCCAGGTGACCTTCAGCGACGGCAGCAAGAAGACCGCGACGGTCATCGGCACCGACAGCGCGAAGGACCTCGCACTGATCAAGGTGCAGGACGCGAGCGGGCTGAAGGCCGCCACGCTCGGCGACTCCAGCAAGGTCACGGTGGGCGACCAGGTCGTGGCCATCGGCTCGCCCGAGGGCCTCACCGGCACCGTCACCAGCGGCATTGTCTCCGCGCTCGACCGTGATGTCACCGTCTCCACGGACGAGAGCCAGGGCCAGGGCGACCAGGGAGGGCCGGGCAGCGGCCGGCAGTGGCCCTTCGAGTTCGGCGGCGGCCAGTACAACGGCGACGTCGGCTCGTCGACCACCACCTACAAGGCCATCCAGACCGACGCCTCGCTCAACCCCGGCAACTCCGGCGGTGCGCTGATCAACATGAGCGGCCAGATCGTCGGCATCAACTCCGCCATGTACTCCTCGGCCTCGACCCAGAGCTCCAGCAGCGCGGGCAGCATCGGCCTCGGCTTCGCGATCCCGATCAACACCGTCAAGTCCGACCTCGCGACCCTGCGCGCGGGCGGCAGTGACAGCAACGTCTGA
- a CDS encoding response regulator transcription factor has protein sequence MSLPDHGDQPARILIVDDEPAVREALHRSLVFEGYATETAVDGLDALDKVGSYDPELIVLDVLMPRMDGLTAARRLRATGVTLPILMLTARDTVGDRVTGLDAGADDYLVKPFELDELLARIRALLRRSSYVARQDAALPDAEVMAFDDLRMDLTTREVTRGTRRVELTRTEFTLLEMFLAHPRQVLTREQILKAVWGFDFEPSSNSLDVYVMYLRRKTEAGGEPRLVHTVRGVGYVLRSAKGDLS, from the coding sequence ATGAGCCTCCCCGATCATGGCGATCAGCCCGCCCGCATCCTGATCGTCGACGACGAGCCGGCCGTCCGGGAGGCCCTGCACCGCAGCCTCGTCTTCGAGGGCTACGCGACCGAGACCGCCGTGGACGGCCTGGACGCGCTGGACAAGGTCGGCTCCTACGACCCCGAACTGATCGTGCTCGATGTGCTGATGCCCCGGATGGACGGGCTGACCGCGGCGCGGCGGCTGCGCGCCACCGGCGTGACGCTGCCCATCCTGATGCTCACCGCGCGGGACACGGTCGGCGACCGGGTCACCGGGCTCGACGCGGGCGCGGACGACTACCTCGTCAAACCCTTCGAACTGGATGAACTGCTGGCCCGCATCCGCGCCCTGCTGCGCCGCAGCTCCTACGTGGCGCGGCAGGACGCGGCGCTGCCCGACGCGGAGGTGATGGCCTTCGACGACCTGCGGATGGACCTGACGACCCGCGAGGTCACCCGGGGCACCCGCCGCGTCGAGCTGACCCGCACCGAGTTCACCCTGCTGGAGATGTTCCTGGCGCACCCCCGCCAGGTGCTCACCCGTGAGCAGATCCTCAAGGCGGTGTGGGGCTTCGACTTCGAGCCGTCGTCCAACTCGCTTGATGTGTACGTGATGTATCTGCGCCGCAAGACGGAGGCGGGCGGCGAACCGCGGCTGGTGCACACCGTGCGCGGGGTGGGGTACGTCCTGCGGTCCGCGAAGGGCGATCTTTCGTGA
- a CDS encoding RNA recognition motif domain-containing protein codes for MSKRLHVGNLSYQTTTQDLATLFEQFGEVLDATVITDRESGRSRGFGFVEMDEVAAEKAMAQLDGSQLNGRAVTVTEARAVSRSTR; via the coding sequence ATGTCCAAACGACTGCATGTGGGCAACTTGAGCTACCAGACGACAACACAGGACCTGGCGACCCTGTTCGAGCAGTTCGGCGAGGTGCTGGACGCCACCGTGATCACCGACCGGGAGAGCGGCCGCTCGCGGGGGTTCGGCTTCGTGGAGATGGACGAGGTGGCGGCGGAGAAGGCGATGGCCCAGCTCGACGGGTCGCAGCTGAACGGCAGGGCGGTCACCGTGACCGAGGCGCGGGCGGTCTCCCGTAGCACGCGCTGA
- a CDS encoding methyltransferase domain-containing protein has product MTDLEELHARAAETLDITEPWIRRAFEAVPRHEFVPGTVWVVDGGVYRPFRRDDDPDRWARMVYDPAQAITTQVDDGAPAPAGGDVPTSSISAPAAVVSMLAGLDLRPGHRVLEIGAGTGYNAALMAERAGAGRVITLDIDPDVADGARAALHRAGYGGVTVLEADGEQGWARGAPYDRLVATASVTSIPWAWVEQVRPGGLILAPFRTAFCSHGLARLTVSDGCAEGRFAGAVTFMAVRGQRTRPRIDGVFSTESWEESRESKADLDVALLADPHAEFAVGLRLADVAHWPQDGGHWWCGRDSWAYAADGAVHQWGPRNLADETAGALAWWEGAGRPQLFDFGLTVTAAGHRVWLGEPSEAWPLAAV; this is encoded by the coding sequence GTGACCGACCTGGAGGAGTTGCACGCGCGGGCGGCCGAGACGCTCGACATCACCGAGCCGTGGATACGGCGCGCGTTCGAGGCCGTCCCGCGCCATGAGTTCGTCCCCGGAACCGTATGGGTGGTGGACGGTGGCGTGTACCGGCCGTTCCGCCGGGACGACGACCCGGACCGGTGGGCCCGCATGGTGTACGACCCCGCACAGGCCATCACCACCCAGGTGGACGACGGGGCCCCCGCCCCTGCCGGGGGCGATGTGCCCACCAGCTCCATCTCGGCGCCGGCCGCCGTGGTGAGCATGCTGGCCGGGCTGGACCTGCGGCCGGGGCACCGGGTGCTGGAGATCGGCGCGGGCACCGGGTACAACGCGGCGCTGATGGCCGAGAGGGCAGGCGCCGGGCGGGTGATCACGCTGGACATCGACCCGGACGTGGCCGACGGCGCGCGGGCCGCGCTGCACCGGGCCGGGTACGGCGGAGTGACGGTGCTGGAGGCGGACGGCGAGCAGGGGTGGGCCAGGGGCGCCCCGTACGACCGGCTGGTGGCGACGGCCTCGGTGACGTCGATCCCATGGGCCTGGGTGGAGCAGGTACGGCCCGGCGGCCTGATCCTGGCCCCGTTCCGGACCGCGTTCTGCTCGCACGGACTCGCACGGCTGACCGTCTCCGACGGCTGCGCCGAAGGCCGGTTCGCGGGCGCGGTGACGTTCATGGCGGTGCGGGGCCAGCGGACGCGCCCGCGCATCGACGGGGTCTTCTCGACGGAATCGTGGGAGGAGAGCCGCGAGAGCAAGGCCGACCTGGACGTCGCGCTGCTCGCCGACCCGCACGCCGAGTTCGCGGTGGGGCTGAGGCTGGCGGACGTCGCCCACTGGCCACAGGACGGCGGGCACTGGTGGTGCGGCCGGGACTCGTGGGCGTACGCGGCGGATGGCGCGGTGCACCAGTGGGGGCCGCGAAACCTGGCCGATGAGACGGCCGGGGCCCTCGCCTGGTGGGAGGGCGCCGGGCGGCCGCAGCTGTTCGACTTCGGGCTGACGGTCACGGCCGCCGGCCACCGGGTGTGGCTGGGCGAGCCGTCGGAGGCGTGGCCGCTGGCTGCGGTGTAG
- a CDS encoding NADH:flavin oxidoreductase has translation MSTSSSAERAAQVLSRPFTVGGLTVPNRIAMAPMTRMFSPDGVPGADVAAYYGRRAAAGVGLIITEGTYVQHPSAGLSDRVPRFYGEDALAGWADVVKQVHLGGGRIAPQIWHVGVSRPEGAPPVPEAPVLSPSGVGLDGGPVGRAMTQDDVDAVIAAFAEAAAAAERIGFDGVELHGAHGYLIDQFLWSATNRRTDSYGGDPVSRVRFAAELVAACRKAVSADFPIIFRTSQWKQDHYDVRMAETPQELEAMLTPLVEAGVDVFHSSTRRYWTPEFEGSDLNLAGWTKKLTGKSTITVGSVGLNQDFLPTFVPGSGSERAGVADIGNLLDRLERDEFDLVAIGRALLADPEWAAKVLSGRAEELLPYSKELLGTLR, from the coding sequence GTGTCCACGAGCAGCAGCGCCGAGCGCGCGGCCCAGGTTCTGTCCCGTCCGTTCACCGTGGGCGGGCTCACCGTGCCCAATCGCATCGCCATGGCGCCGATGACCCGCATGTTCTCGCCCGATGGCGTGCCCGGCGCCGATGTGGCGGCGTACTACGGGCGGCGAGCGGCCGCCGGGGTGGGGCTGATCATTACCGAGGGGACCTATGTGCAGCACCCCTCGGCGGGGCTGAGCGACCGGGTGCCGCGTTTCTACGGCGAGGACGCCCTGGCGGGGTGGGCCGACGTCGTGAAGCAGGTGCATCTCGGCGGCGGGCGGATCGCGCCGCAGATCTGGCATGTCGGGGTTTCGCGGCCGGAGGGCGCGCCGCCGGTTCCCGAGGCTCCGGTGCTGAGCCCGTCCGGTGTGGGGCTGGACGGTGGGCCGGTCGGGCGGGCGATGACGCAGGACGACGTGGACGCGGTGATCGCCGCGTTCGCGGAGGCGGCCGCGGCGGCGGAGCGGATCGGCTTCGACGGGGTCGAACTGCACGGTGCCCACGGCTATCTGATCGACCAGTTCCTGTGGTCCGCGACGAATCGCCGCACCGACTCCTACGGCGGCGACCCGGTCTCCCGGGTCCGCTTCGCGGCCGAGCTGGTGGCCGCGTGCCGTAAGGCCGTCTCGGCCGATTTCCCGATCATCTTCCGTACCTCCCAGTGGAAGCAGGACCACTACGACGTACGGATGGCCGAGACCCCGCAGGAGCTGGAGGCGATGCTGACGCCGCTGGTGGAGGCGGGAGTGGATGTGTTCCACTCGTCCACCCGGCGCTACTGGACGCCGGAGTTCGAGGGGTCCGATCTGAATCTGGCGGGCTGGACGAAGAAGCTCACCGGGAAGTCCACCATCACGGTCGGCTCGGTCGGCCTCAACCAGGACTTCCTGCCGACGTTCGTGCCCGGGAGCGGCAGTGAACGGGCCGGGGTGGCGGACATCGGGAATCTGCTGGACCGGCTGGAGCGGGACGAGTTCGATCTCGTCGCCATCGGCCGCGCGCTGCTCGCCGACCCCGAGTGGGCCGCGAAGGTGCTCAGCGGGCGCGCGGAGGAGTTGCTGCCCTACTCCAAGGAGCTGCTCGGCACCTTGCGGTGA
- a CDS encoding LmeA family phospholipid-binding protein has protein sequence MRSPTRISSPQPSHDGAPAYRNPYEELAELADPSPEDDDADLGGRKDQPSGVGSDSGSSAGSGSGDDGEPWSPPNHRRSSRRRRGRFKAVPRTAKALIGLVVLGLLLVLGDRWAVMYAERKAEQQLQKKLDLATAPNVTIHGFPFLTQVLGKKLEQVDIAVPDVAADRVSLAEVRAQAQDIRIVGDLPSSFKGAVVGRMKGDVLLSFEDLNRELGASQVRFRALGPSSVRADGKLPVAGKEVSLHAKAHIRRQGDRGISTSVSDMRLDIPEIATYRPGPGADAGLFLHKKAAEQISEDSGKAQALLSIPAVAEKLGVQPSQADRAQSDGRELDRITGSPRFVPALLGVNLVQAANDHPQLARKLGIDPTVAAALAKLKVPELTDKLELSFQLPKKAKGIRLANIGVSPEGIRADLTGTGLNFGKTR, from the coding sequence ATGCGATCCCCCACCCGCATATCGTCACCCCAGCCCTCCCACGACGGCGCGCCCGCTTACCGCAACCCCTATGAGGAGCTCGCCGAGCTGGCCGATCCCTCCCCGGAGGACGACGACGCGGATCTCGGCGGGCGCAAGGATCAGCCCTCCGGCGTCGGCTCCGACTCCGGCTCCAGCGCCGGCTCCGGCTCCGGGGACGACGGCGAACCGTGGTCGCCGCCCAACCACCGCCGTTCGTCCCGGCGCCGGCGCGGCCGCTTCAAAGCGGTGCCGCGCACCGCGAAGGCGCTGATCGGGCTGGTCGTGCTGGGGCTGCTGCTGGTGCTGGGCGACCGCTGGGCGGTGATGTACGCCGAGCGCAAGGCCGAGCAGCAGCTCCAGAAGAAGCTGGACCTGGCCACGGCGCCGAACGTGACCATCCACGGCTTCCCGTTCCTCACCCAGGTGCTGGGCAAGAAGCTGGAGCAGGTCGACATCGCCGTCCCCGATGTCGCGGCCGACCGGGTCTCGCTCGCCGAGGTGCGCGCCCAGGCGCAGGACATCCGGATCGTGGGCGATCTGCCCAGCTCCTTCAAGGGCGCCGTGGTGGGGCGTATGAAGGGCGATGTGCTGCTGTCCTTCGAGGACCTCAACCGTGAACTGGGCGCCTCCCAGGTGCGGTTCCGGGCGCTGGGCCCCAGCTCGGTGCGGGCGGACGGGAAGCTCCCGGTCGCGGGCAAGGAGGTGTCGCTGCACGCCAAGGCGCATATCCGGCGCCAGGGGGACCGGGGGATCTCCACCAGCGTCAGCGATATGCGGCTGGACATCCCCGAGATCGCCACCTACCGGCCCGGTCCCGGGGCGGACGCCGGGCTGTTCCTGCACAAGAAGGCGGCGGAGCAGATCAGCGAGGACTCCGGCAAGGCGCAGGCGCTGCTGTCGATCCCGGCGGTGGCGGAGAAGCTCGGGGTGCAGCCGTCTCAGGCGGACCGGGCGCAGAGCGACGGGCGGGAGCTGGACCGGATCACGGGTTCGCCGCGCTTCGTCCCCGCGCTGCTCGGGGTCAACCTGGTCCAGGCGGCCAACGACCACCCCCAGCTGGCCAGGAAGCTCGGCATCGACCCGACGGTGGCCGCCGCCCTGGCGAAGCTGAAGGTGCCGGAGCTGACGGACAAGCTGGAGCTCTCCTTCCAGCTGCCCAAGAAGGCCAAGGGCATCCGGCTGGCGAACATCGGCGTCTCCCCGGAGGGGATTCGGGCCGATCTGACGGGTACCGGGCTGAATTTCGGAAAGACCCGCTGA
- a CDS encoding ABC transporter ATP-binding protein — protein MQLRAIGSDPAVARHRRPGRPRPYGRHQPKATQLPEEYPYAPAADGEPGVEEDEPTGPRLTARQAFRRFWPLTRGDRRWLVLICACVIVAALAETAAILLFSDLTDNALRQGSLSAFWTPAAQWLAVAVLGAAVGYIGNSLAVWTAERFVLRLRARVFAHVQELPPHFFQRHRQGDLVERLTGDVEAIEQMVVSGVVGTVSAVFSTVFFSIAAFRLRWDLALATFVLAPLFWLAARRFSGRITSVARDERVADGAITSVVEESLGNIVLTQAYNRKDAEERRLGREARAWMRASVAGARMSELYEQLVEVIETLCVLAVIGLGAWEISQDRMTIGQLLAFAAFLGYLYPPIRNLGQLGLTLTAATAGAERLLEILDAEPAVSDPPPGAAVAPWRVHGTVEFDRVGFRYPGGDRRTLAEVSFTARPGELVLITGASGAGKSTVSKLLTRFYDPAEGYVRLDGVPLYAMPLGFLRENVTLLPQKTLILHDTIRENIACGRPGAAEHEIVRAARDAAAHDFIAALPEGYDTRIDPHTARLSGGQLQRIAIARAMLRDAPVLVLDEPTTGLDALAARRVVRPLRRLMSGRTTIMISHDLNLAPDADRVLVLDHGRVVETGTHHELLALGGAYARLHGSQNGSLADTGPQPTLRLGPL, from the coding sequence ATGCAGCTGCGCGCGATCGGGTCCGACCCCGCCGTCGCCCGGCACCGGCGCCCCGGGCGGCCGCGCCCTTACGGCCGTCATCAGCCGAAGGCCACCCAGCTCCCCGAGGAGTACCCGTACGCCCCCGCGGCGGACGGCGAGCCCGGCGTCGAGGAGGACGAACCGACCGGTCCACGGCTCACCGCGCGGCAGGCGTTCCGCCGGTTCTGGCCGCTCACCCGGGGCGACCGGCGCTGGCTGGTGCTGATCTGCGCCTGTGTCATCGTCGCGGCGCTCGCCGAGACCGCCGCGATCCTGCTCTTCTCCGATCTGACCGACAACGCGCTGCGGCAGGGCTCGCTCAGCGCCTTCTGGACCCCCGCCGCGCAGTGGCTCGCGGTCGCGGTGCTCGGCGCCGCCGTCGGCTACATCGGCAACTCGCTCGCCGTATGGACCGCCGAGCGGTTCGTGCTGCGGCTGCGGGCGCGGGTCTTCGCGCATGTGCAGGAGCTGCCGCCGCACTTCTTCCAGCGTCACCGCCAGGGCGATCTGGTCGAACGCCTCACCGGGGACGTGGAGGCAATCGAGCAGATGGTGGTCTCCGGGGTGGTGGGCACCGTCTCCGCCGTCTTCAGCACGGTCTTCTTCTCCATCGCCGCCTTCCGGCTGCGCTGGGACCTGGCGCTGGCCACCTTCGTGCTGGCCCCGCTGTTCTGGCTGGCCGCGCGGCGCTTCTCCGGGCGGATCACCTCGGTGGCCAGGGACGAGCGGGTCGCCGACGGTGCGATCACCTCCGTCGTGGAGGAGTCGCTCGGCAACATCGTGCTGACCCAGGCGTACAACCGTAAGGACGCCGAGGAGCGGCGGCTGGGCCGGGAGGCCCGTGCGTGGATGCGGGCGTCGGTGGCCGGCGCCCGGATGAGCGAGCTGTACGAGCAGCTGGTCGAGGTTATCGAGACGCTGTGCGTCCTGGCCGTGATCGGGCTCGGCGCCTGGGAGATCTCCCAGGACCGGATGACCATCGGACAGCTGCTGGCCTTCGCCGCCTTCCTCGGCTACCTCTATCCGCCGATCCGCAACCTCGGACAGCTCGGTCTCACCCTTACCGCCGCCACCGCGGGCGCCGAGCGGCTGCTGGAGATCCTCGACGCCGAGCCGGCCGTGAGCGATCCGCCGCCGGGGGCCGCGGTCGCGCCGTGGCGGGTGCACGGCACCGTGGAGTTCGACCGGGTCGGCTTCCGCTACCCCGGCGGCGACCGGCGCACCCTGGCCGAGGTCTCGTTCACCGCCCGCCCGGGTGAGCTGGTGCTGATCACGGGGGCGAGCGGGGCGGGCAAGTCCACCGTCTCCAAGCTGCTGACCCGCTTCTACGACCCGGCGGAGGGATATGTGCGGCTCGACGGCGTACCGCTGTACGCCATGCCGCTGGGCTTCCTGCGGGAGAACGTGACGCTGCTGCCGCAGAAGACGCTGATCCTGCACGACACCATCCGCGAGAACATCGCCTGCGGCCGCCCCGGCGCCGCCGAGCACGAGATCGTCCGGGCGGCGCGGGACGCCGCCGCCCACGACTTCATCGCGGCCCTGCCCGAGGGCTACGACACCCGGATCGACCCGCACACCGCACGGCTGTCCGGCGGGCAGCTCCAGCGCATCGCCATCGCCCGCGCGATGCTGCGCGACGCGCCCGTCCTGGTCCTGGACGAGCCCACCACCGGCCTGGACGCACTGGCCGCGCGGCGGGTCGTGCGGCCGCTGCGGCGGCTGATGTCCGGCCGCACCACGATCATGATCAGCCACGATCTGAACCTGGCGCCGGACGCCGACCGCGTGCTGGTGCTGGACCACGGGCGGGTCGTGGAGACGGGCACCCACCACGAACTGCTGGCGCTGGGCGGCGCGTACGCCCGGCTGCACGGCTCCCAGAACGGCTCCCTCGCCGACACCGGCCCCCAGCCGACGCTCCGGCTCGGACCGCTCTGA